The following proteins are co-located in the Ruminococcaceae bacterium KH2T8 genome:
- a CDS encoding diguanylate cyclase (GGDEF) domain-containing protein — protein sequence MCKRRKVAVFSSNIYETMTREMQHGINDAALAGGVKVIYFAIFSDSFSSKYYDQYVMYDEGDIVAFELPDLDEFDGVIRIDSSFPPFAKSKLEEILGKTNVPVINVGGKVDAYRNMLNDESASFSEITEHVVTEHGCRDIYHVAGIKGKYYTQERIDALRSVLDRHGIEFGDERIVYGTLWHDCGAPSVDYILKECEKKGKKYPDAIICANDYSAIGVINTLRDRNIRVPEDIIVTGFDGVEAANQGYPSVTTSKQPFYKMGYESILTFKKLWAGEDVSQNVRIKGTLMRNQSCGCAAMDTSDVEDIRQVYLRQMGRMSYLEQSTTNMVLSISNARDHRDCFREIGKNAANDTGFKDMLLCLAPGWETQRVVDDSYAKQDEDIAIVSGFRGDRLIDREVIRKKDLLPKDMLEDPNPYYIFSIHHLQYYMGYLIVNPDLELIDQISMKSWLVILGAMLENFRIRQALNVSVERLENLYNRDMLTGLYNRRGYEMFFERYYNECLKDGTALAVMVIDMDDLKFVNDNYGHAEGDYSLCTISEAMTSAAKNDEICLRTGGDEFVVLARDYSEEKAEVYISQMREKIAGRVKHDKKIFDVEVSVGTCIRKLNPHSTHTLTEIAEQFITTADERMYAEKKAHKIKKTQ from the coding sequence TTGTGTAAGAGACGAAAGGTAGCGGTATTCTCATCGAATATCTATGAGACTATGACACGCGAGATGCAGCACGGTATCAACGATGCTGCTCTCGCCGGCGGTGTCAAAGTCATCTATTTTGCTATCTTCAGTGATTCCTTCAGCAGTAAATACTACGATCAGTATGTCATGTATGACGAAGGTGATATCGTTGCCTTTGAGCTCCCCGATCTTGATGAGTTCGACGGCGTTATAAGGATCGATTCATCATTTCCTCCTTTCGCGAAGAGTAAGCTCGAAGAAATCCTCGGAAAGACAAACGTTCCTGTTATAAATGTCGGCGGTAAGGTCGATGCTTACAGGAATATGCTTAATGATGAGAGTGCATCTTTCTCCGAGATCACGGAACATGTCGTAACGGAACACGGCTGCAGGGATATCTACCATGTGGCAGGTATCAAGGGTAAATATTATACTCAGGAGAGGATTGATGCTCTAAGGAGCGTTTTGGACCGTCACGGAATAGAATTTGGTGACGAAAGGATAGTATACGGTACCCTTTGGCACGATTGCGGAGCTCCTTCGGTCGACTATATCCTCAAGGAGTGTGAGAAAAAAGGTAAGAAGTATCCGGATGCGATAATCTGCGCCAATGACTATTCCGCGATCGGTGTCATAAATACACTCAGGGACAGGAATATCCGTGTTCCCGAAGATATAATCGTTACCGGGTTTGACGGCGTCGAGGCCGCAAATCAGGGATATCCTTCGGTCACTACTTCCAAGCAGCCTTTCTACAAGATGGGATATGAGAGCATATTGACTTTCAAAAAGCTCTGGGCCGGCGAAGATGTATCACAGAATGTCAGGATAAAAGGAACTCTGATGCGCAATCAGTCATGCGGCTGCGCGGCTATGGATACCTCGGATGTCGAAGATATAAGACAGGTATATCTGAGGCAGATGGGCAGGATGTCATATCTTGAACAGTCGACCACCAACATGGTCCTCAGTATATCTAATGCGAGGGATCACAGGGACTGCTTCAGAGAGATAGGAAAGAACGCCGCTAACGATACGGGATTTAAGGATATGCTCCTTTGCCTTGCGCCGGGATGGGAGACTCAGCGTGTCGTTGACGATTCCTATGCCAAGCAGGATGAGGATATCGCGATCGTATCGGGATTCAGAGGTGACAGGTTAATCGACAGGGAGGTCATTCGAAAGAAGGATCTGCTCCCCAAGGATATGCTTGAAGACCCTAATCCTTACTATATCTTTTCGATTCACCACCTTCAGTACTATATGGGATATCTTATCGTTAATCCCGATCTGGAGCTCATCGATCAGATATCCATGAAATCATGGCTTGTCATCCTTGGAGCGATGCTCGAGAACTTCAGGATCAGGCAGGCGCTCAACGTATCTGTCGAAAGACTCGAGAATCTCTATAACAGGGATATGCTGACTGGACTTTATAACCGCCGCGGCTATGAGATGTTCTTCGAAAGGTACTATAACGAGTGTCTTAAGGACGGTACTGCTCTTGCGGTAATGGTCATCGATATGGATGACCTCAAGTTCGTAAACGATAATTACGGTCATGCAGAAGGCGATTACAGTCTCTGTACGATATCGGAAGCGATGACGTCGGCTGCGAAAAATGACGAGATATGCCTCAGGACCGGCGGCGACGAGTTCGTAGTACTGGCGCGCGATTATTCCGAGGAAAAGGCTGAAGTCTATATCTCGCAGATGAGAGAGAAGATCGCAGGCAGGGTAAAGCACGATAAAAAGATATTCGATGTCGAAGTAAGTGTAGGAACGTGTATCAGGAAGCTCAATCCCCACAGTACACATACATTGACCGAGATAGCCGAGCAGTTTATCACTACCGCCGATGAGCGTATGTATGCCGAGAAGAAGGCTCATAAGATAAAGAAGACACAATAA
- a CDS encoding Predicted oxidoreductase of the aldo/keto reductase family: protein MKQITLGKTGITTPQNGFSTLPLQGVALDTAVEMLRKAHDGGMTLFDTARSYANSEVKMGIAFDGIRDEVILASKTMADTPGKFKADLEASLRNLRTDHLDIYQFHFMTQCYRPGDGTGMYEAMQEAKKQGKILHIGAATHKVMIAEEIAESGLYETINFPFSYLATERDVALVKKCEENGVGFIASKGLAGGILTDSKACMAFMSRHNVVPVWGIQEMHELYEWLEFFDKEPELTDEIKELIAKDRAELSGDFCRGCGNCMPCTVDIRINQCARMIQLMNRLPKEEYLGDQWRREMERVERCVECGACKKKCPYGLDVPELLKKNLKAYRETLEDS from the coding sequence ATGAAGCAGATCACATTAGGTAAGACAGGGATAACGACACCGCAGAACGGGTTCAGTACATTACCTCTTCAGGGTGTAGCTCTTGATACCGCCGTTGAGATGCTGCGCAAGGCTCACGACGGAGGCATGACCCTCTTCGATACTGCCAGATCCTATGCCAACAGCGAAGTGAAGATGGGTATCGCCTTTGACGGCATACGTGATGAAGTGATCCTCGCGTCGAAGACGATGGCCGATACACCGGGTAAGTTCAAGGCTGACCTTGAAGCATCACTTCGTAACTTAAGGACTGACCACCTCGATATATATCAGTTCCACTTCATGACACAGTGCTATCGCCCGGGTGACGGCACGGGAATGTATGAAGCGATGCAGGAAGCAAAGAAGCAGGGCAAGATCCTTCATATCGGTGCCGCTACTCATAAGGTTATGATCGCCGAGGAGATCGCAGAGTCCGGCCTTTACGAGACGATCAATTTCCCGTTCTCATATCTTGCAACGGAAAGAGACGTGGCACTCGTCAAGAAGTGTGAGGAGAACGGAGTAGGCTTTATAGCATCCAAGGGCCTTGCGGGAGGTATCCTTACCGATTCGAAGGCATGTATGGCATTCATGTCCAGGCATAATGTAGTTCCCGTATGGGGCATCCAGGAGATGCATGAACTCTATGAGTGGCTCGAATTCTTTGATAAGGAACCCGAGCTCACGGATGAGATAAAGGAACTTATTGCCAAGGACAGAGCAGAGCTCTCCGGAGATTTCTGCAGAGGTTGCGGCAACTGTATGCCGTGTACCGTTGATATAAGGATCAATCAGTGCGCCAGGATGATCCAGCTCATGAACAGGCTCCCCAAGGAGGAGTATCTCGGAGATCAGTGGCGCAGGGAGATGGAAAGAGTAGAGCGCTGCGTCGAGTGCGGTGCATGTAAGAAAAAGTGTCCGTACGGACTTGACGTACCGGAGCTCCTTAAGAAGAACCTTAAGGCTTACAGGGAGACGTTAGAGGACAGCTGA
- a CDS encoding NADH-FMN oxidoreductase RutF, flavin reductase (DIM6/NTAB) family: MSVEFDAHNAVITPEGVFVIGTYDESGKPNAMTAAWGTQSDFGEITIYLSNHKTTSNIEKTGEFTVAYGTVDTVTICDYFGIESGNNVDKIAKAGCTVTKAPHVNAPIIDGFPLVLECKCRSWDPSTGILVGEIVAQQVDESILTDGHVDLGKMRPIIYDTGMQTYRVIGEVVAKAYSEGLKIKKSGDGKWDN, translated from the coding sequence ATGAGCGTTGAATTTGATGCACATAATGCAGTTATTACACCCGAAGGCGTATTTGTCATCGGAACATATGATGAGAGCGGTAAGCCCAATGCGATGACGGCAGCCTGGGGAACACAGTCGGATTTCGGTGAGATCACCATCTATCTGAGCAATCACAAGACTACATCCAATATCGAGAAGACAGGCGAGTTCACGGTAGCTTACGGCACGGTGGATACCGTTACGATCTGCGATTATTTCGGTATCGAGAGCGGCAATAATGTCGACAAGATAGCCAAGGCAGGATGTACGGTCACAAAGGCTCCTCATGTCAATGCTCCGATCATCGACGGATTCCCCCTGGTACTCGAGTGTAAGTGCAGATCGTGGGATCCTTCGACGGGTATCCTCGTAGGCGAGATCGTAGCTCAGCAGGTCGACGAGTCGATCCTTACGGACGGACACGTTGATCTCGGTAAGATGAGACCTATCATCTACGATACGGGAATGCAGACCTACAGAGTCATCGGAGAAGTAGTCGCAAAAGCATATAGCGAAGGACTTAAGATCAAGAAGTCGGGCGACGGTAAATGGGATAACTGA
- a CDS encoding alpha-N-arabinofuranosidase, giving the protein MAQQTRMIVEKDFKIADIDNRLYGSFIEHLGRAVYEGIYQPEHESADEEGFRKDVIELVKELGVPVVRYPGGNFVSNYFWEDTVGPKDKRKKRLDLAWRTLEPNEVGLNEFTKWAKKADTSVMMAVNLGTRGVTDALNLLEYCNLDTDSYYSNLRREHGDKEPYGIKLWCMGNEMDGPWQVGQKSAKEYGKVARETAKAMKMMDETIECVVCGSSAIGMPTFGQWEADVLDETYEYVDYISLHQYFMNKEKDTDDFFASLDDLEEFINAVSAICDYVKAKKHSKKTINLSFDEWNCWYHASETDNETMEKKPWGLHPHLLEDNYTYEDAIVNGLALIKFLKHSDRVKIACLAQLVNVIAPIMTESDGKAWRQTIFYPFFHASKYGRGAALRPVMTTGTHKTSKHEDVTDVEAIPVYNEEKDQLTIFAVNRLTKEDVPFEADLRGFEGYKVLEYQALESDDMYLTNSAAEEKVKPVTKSDYEYKDGQFSAVLKPASWNVIVLGK; this is encoded by the coding sequence ATGGCACAGCAGACTAGGATGATCGTCGAGAAGGACTTTAAGATCGCCGATATCGACAACAGGCTTTATGGTTCGTTTATCGAGCATTTGGGCAGAGCCGTGTACGAAGGTATCTATCAGCCCGAGCACGAGAGTGCGGATGAAGAGGGCTTCAGAAAGGACGTTATCGAGCTCGTTAAGGAACTCGGTGTACCCGTTGTAAGATATCCGGGCGGTAACTTCGTATCCAACTATTTCTGGGAGGATACGGTAGGCCCCAAGGACAAGAGAAAGAAGAGACTCGATCTTGCATGGAGAACACTTGAGCCCAATGAAGTGGGACTCAATGAGTTTACGAAGTGGGCCAAGAAGGCTGATACATCCGTAATGATGGCCGTAAACCTCGGCACGAGAGGCGTAACTGATGCCCTTAACCTCCTCGAGTACTGTAACCTCGATACAGACAGCTATTATTCGAACCTCAGAAGAGAGCACGGAGACAAGGAGCCTTACGGCATCAAGCTCTGGTGCATGGGTAACGAGATGGACGGTCCCTGGCAGGTAGGCCAGAAGTCCGCCAAGGAATACGGTAAGGTTGCCCGTGAGACAGCTAAGGCAATGAAGATGATGGATGAGACCATCGAGTGCGTTGTCTGCGGAAGCTCAGCTATCGGAATGCCTACTTTCGGTCAGTGGGAAGCTGATGTTCTTGATGAGACATATGAATACGTAGATTACATCTCGCTTCACCAGTATTTCATGAACAAGGAAAAGGATACTGATGATTTCTTCGCATCCCTGGACGACCTCGAGGAGTTCATCAATGCGGTAAGTGCCATCTGCGATTACGTTAAGGCAAAGAAGCACAGCAAGAAGACGATCAACCTTTCTTTCGATGAGTGGAACTGCTGGTATCACGCATCCGAGACGGATAACGAGACGATGGAGAAGAAGCCCTGGGGACTTCACCCTCATCTTCTTGAGGATAACTACACATATGAAGATGCTATCGTTAACGGACTTGCTCTTATCAAGTTCCTGAAGCATTCCGACAGAGTAAAGATCGCATGTCTTGCTCAGCTCGTTAACGTTATCGCTCCCATCATGACGGAGTCCGACGGCAAGGCATGGAGACAGACGATCTTCTATCCTTTCTTCCACGCATCAAAGTACGGAAGAGGCGCGGCTCTTCGTCCGGTAATGACTACAGGTACTCATAAGACCAGTAAGCACGAGGATGTCACGGACGTTGAGGCTATCCCCGTTTATAACGAAGAGAAGGATCAGCTTACGATCTTTGCAGTAAACAGACTTACGAAGGAAGATGTTCCCTTCGAGGCAGACCTTCGCGGATTTGAAGGCTATAAGGTACTTGAATATCAGGCTCTCGAAAGCGATGACATGTATCTTACGAATTCCGCTGCGGAAGAGAAGGTAAAGCCTGTCACGAAGTCTGATTACGAGTATAAGGACGGTCAGTTCTCGGCAGTATTAAAGCCTGCTTCATGGAACGTGATCGTATTGGGCAAGTAA
- a CDS encoding xylan 1,4-beta-xylosidase translates to MIKIDPANVVKFNNRTDFCVGTGRMGLALQKEYIDQLKLVQDYIGFRHIRGHGLFCDDMAIYQDTVDFFDKKKKFLEYNFTYLDLVMDSYLDLGIRPFLELGFMPYRLASGDQTVFYWKGNVTPPSDYDRWCDLVKATLRHLIDRYGRDEVITWPVEIWNEPNLTVFWKDADMQEYFKLFDLTFAAVKEVDPEFKVGGPAVCGGTDELWISSFMDHIEEKGLKIDFVTRHHYTTEPPRFEGHYGYPPLSEAEDGFKNLHTTRDIIDSHDAYKDLPIHITEYNTSYIPNAPIHDTTRNAAYIAQQLSRLGDDNESYSYWTFGDIFEEHGVPFTPFHGGFGLVANGCIPKPTFWTFVFYKQIKGMTCVHKDDNCIVMKDDNGGYHGICWNYTLAGAGEDKTTEFTLPVEGDRYCVVRQTVDEHNANPLKIWHDLGEPSSLTKIQKEIILAGSKPGTTTDTVTVQDKEMELKILNGPESVVKFDVYPATLSVDRGYDYDRVIRGEFADEKN, encoded by the coding sequence ATGATAAAGATCGATCCCGCAAATGTCGTAAAGTTCAATAACAGAACTGATTTCTGCGTTGGTACGGGACGTATGGGACTGGCCCTCCAAAAGGAATATATCGATCAGCTGAAACTGGTACAGGACTACATCGGTTTCCGTCATATAAGAGGACATGGTCTCTTCTGCGACGATATGGCGATATATCAAGATACGGTCGACTTCTTCGATAAGAAAAAAAAGTTCCTTGAATATAATTTCACATACCTCGATCTCGTAATGGACAGTTACCTCGATCTTGGAATAAGACCTTTTCTTGAGCTGGGCTTTATGCCCTATAGGCTCGCTTCGGGGGATCAGACGGTATTCTACTGGAAGGGTAATGTCACACCTCCTTCGGACTACGACAGATGGTGCGATCTCGTTAAGGCAACATTAAGACACCTTATCGACAGATACGGAAGGGACGAGGTCATCACATGGCCCGTCGAGATCTGGAATGAGCCCAACCTCACGGTATTCTGGAAAGATGCCGATATGCAGGAATACTTTAAGCTCTTTGATCTTACTTTCGCTGCGGTAAAGGAAGTCGATCCCGAGTTCAAGGTCGGAGGTCCCGCTGTATGCGGAGGTACTGATGAGCTCTGGATATCTTCCTTCATGGATCATATCGAGGAGAAGGGTCTTAAGATCGACTTCGTTACCAGACATCACTATACGACCGAGCCCCCGAGATTTGAGGGACACTACGGTTACCCGCCTTTGAGCGAGGCTGAGGACGGCTTTAAGAATCTTCATACGACGAGGGATATCATCGATTCTCACGATGCGTATAAGGATCTGCCGATACATATCACTGAATACAATACTTCATATATACCTAACGCACCGATCCACGATACGACGAGAAATGCCGCATATATCGCGCAGCAGCTCTCACGCCTGGGCGACGACAACGAGAGCTACTCCTACTGGACATTCGGAGATATCTTCGAAGAGCACGGAGTTCCCTTCACGCCTTTCCACGGAGGCTTCGGTCTCGTAGCCAACGGCTGTATCCCCAAGCCCACATTCTGGACTTTCGTTTTCTACAAGCAGATCAAGGGCATGACGTGCGTGCATAAGGACGATAACTGTATCGTAATGAAAGACGATAACGGCGGATATCACGGTATCTGCTGGAACTATACTCTTGCAGGTGCAGGAGAGGATAAGACAACGGAGTTTACTCTCCCGGTAGAAGGAGACAGATATTGCGTTGTAAGACAGACAGTTGATGAGCATAACGCTAATCCACTTAAGATCTGGCATGATCTCGGCGAGCCTTCGAGCCTCACTAAAATACAGAAGGAAATAATTCTCGCCGGATCGAAGCCGGGCACCACTACGGATACGGTGACCGTTCAGGATAAAGAAATGGAGTTAAAGATATTGAACGGTCCCGAATCTGTAGTGAAATTCGATGTGTATCCTGCTACACTGTCAGTTGACAGAGGCTACGATTACGACAGAGTGATCCGTGGCGAATTCGCAGACGAGAAGAACTGA
- a CDS encoding AraC-type DNA-binding protein: protein MIDILYSGYSFTHEQGILYDTDTGSSGNDCFLLVFAHSPVQFLIDGMMRDFPAESIVIFSPDARKCYMSDMGKPYTNDWIHFNTDEEFILKFPMINIPFTPSDPDYIHNIIELINWEANDDASPNNNHMRDLFHLLIGKLSKDISGSESTPYRQELLKIRREIMLHPEKNWNVPDMADKLNISTAHFHFLYKNAFGDSCMDDVIHNRIKLAKDKLMFSTDAISDIADQCGYHNTEHFCRQFKKITGITPRKYRMGQN, encoded by the coding sequence ATGATTGATATATTATATTCCGGGTACAGTTTTACCCATGAACAGGGTATCCTCTACGATACCGATACGGGAAGCTCAGGCAACGACTGTTTCCTTCTTGTATTCGCACACTCCCCCGTACAGTTCCTGATCGACGGCATGATGCGTGATTTCCCTGCCGAATCGATCGTCATCTTTTCACCGGATGCTCGTAAGTGCTATATGTCTGATATGGGAAAGCCCTATACGAACGACTGGATACACTTCAACACAGACGAGGAATTTATCTTAAAGTTCCCGATGATCAATATTCCGTTCACTCCCTCCGATCCCGATTATATCCATAACATCATCGAGCTCATCAACTGGGAAGCGAACGACGATGCTTCACCGAATAACAACCACATGAGAGACCTCTTCCACCTTCTTATCGGAAAGCTCTCAAAGGACATCTCGGGATCCGAGTCCACTCCTTACAGACAGGAGCTCCTTAAGATCAGAAGAGAGATCATGCTCCACCCCGAGAAGAACTGGAATGTACCCGATATGGCCGATAAGCTCAATATCAGTACGGCACACTTCCACTTCCTTTACAAGAATGCTTTCGGGGATTCCTGCATGGACGATGTTATCCACAACAGGATCAAGCTCGCAAAGGACAAGCTCATGTTCTCGACAGATGCCATAAGTGATATCGCTGATCAGTGCGGTTACCATAACACGGAACACTTCTGCCGACAGTTCAAGAAGATCACAGGTATCACTCCCAGAAAGTACAGAATGGGTCAGAACTGA
- a CDS encoding Glycosyl hydrolases family 43, translating to MKKQALNPYLPSWEYVPDGEPYVFDGRVYVYGSHDKFNGHIFCPNDYVCWSAPVDDLGDWRYEGVIYEKTQDPLNKDGRQALYAPDVTIGPDGRYYLYYVLDKENCVAVAVCDKPAGKYEFYGFVHYTDGTRLGEREGDDPQFDPGVITENGKTHLYTGFCPVPDKSRHGVMHTVLGEDMLTIEKEPVFVIPSHHLAKGSGFEGHEFFEASSIRKRGDTYYFIYSSVVMHELCWATAKSLDDDKFEFGGVVVSNTDLHIDTYKPAERPMFYGANNHGSIVEIEGEWYIFYHRHTNGTVFSRQGCAEKITFTEDGRIPQVQMTSCGLNGGPLKGEGYYPAYIACNLFCDTESLYTGGKNNVGLYMDSIFPRIMQNGKDGDEEIGYVANMTDSSTAGFKFFDFNGSYISSVKMTGYGGGVFEVRTKWDGEVIGTVPVENYNIWTDVPADISIPDDADSLFFTFKGWGNPDFGGFELKKR from the coding sequence ATGAAAAAGCAGGCTTTAAATCCCTATCTTCCGTCGTGGGAATATGTTCCCGACGGAGAACCCTATGTATTTGACGGCAGAGTCTATGTCTACGGTTCTCACGATAAGTTCAACGGTCACATCTTCTGCCCCAACGACTACGTTTGCTGGTCGGCACCCGTTGACGATCTCGGTGACTGGAGATACGAAGGCGTTATCTACGAAAAGACTCAGGACCCCCTGAACAAGGACGGCAGACAGGCTCTCTACGCACCTGACGTAACGATCGGTCCCGACGGCAGATACTATCTTTACTATGTCCTCGACAAGGAGAACTGCGTGGCAGTAGCAGTATGCGATAAGCCCGCAGGCAAGTATGAATTCTACGGATTCGTACACTATACCGACGGTACAAGGCTCGGCGAGCGTGAAGGCGACGACCCTCAGTTCGACCCGGGTGTCATCACGGAGAACGGTAAGACACATCTTTATACAGGCTTCTGCCCCGTTCCCGACAAGTCAAGACACGGCGTTATGCATACGGTACTCGGTGAAGACATGCTCACTATCGAAAAGGAGCCCGTATTCGTCATCCCCTCTCATCACCTTGCAAAGGGCAGCGGATTTGAAGGTCATGAATTCTTCGAAGCCTCCTCTATCCGCAAAAGAGGCGACACATATTATTTCATCTATTCATCCGTAGTAATGCATGAGCTCTGCTGGGCAACGGCAAAGAGCCTCGACGACGATAAGTTCGAATTCGGCGGAGTAGTCGTCAGCAACACGGATCTTCACATCGATACTTATAAGCCTGCCGAGAGACCTATGTTCTACGGTGCCAACAATCACGGAAGCATCGTAGAGATCGAGGGCGAATGGTATATCTTCTATCACCGTCATACGAACGGTACGGTATTCTCAAGACAGGGATGCGCCGAGAAGATAACCTTTACAGAGGACGGACGTATCCCTCAGGTCCAGATGACTTCATGCGGACTTAACGGCGGTCCCTTAAAGGGCGAGGGATACTATCCCGCTTATATCGCCTGCAACCTCTTCTGTGATACTGAATCTCTTTATACGGGCGGAAAGAACAATGTCGGCCTTTATATGGATTCCATCTTCCCGAGGATCATGCAGAACGGCAAGGACGGCGACGAAGAGATCGGTTATGTAGCAAATATGACTGATTCTTCAACAGCGGGATTTAAGTTCTTCGATTTCAACGGTTCCTATATCTCATCGGTAAAGATGACGGGATACGGCGGAGGAGTATTCGAAGTCAGGACAAAGTGGGACGGTGAGGTCATCGGTACGGTACCCGTCGAGAATTATAATATCTGGACTGACGTACCAGCCGACATCTCGATCCCGGACGATGCGGACAGCCTCTTCTTCACATTCAAGGGATGGGGTAACCCCGACTTCGGCGGTTTCGAGCTCAAGAAAAGATAA
- a CDS encoding para-nitrobenzyl esterase — translation MLRQVRVKNGELRGLPGTNTRISVFKGIPFAAPPVGENRWRAPQPCPDWEGVRTAFEYGPISIQDQPGVGTDIYCREWHVDPDIKMDEDCLYLNVWTPANSTDEKLPVLVWFFGGAFQWGYTAEMEFDGEALARKGIIVVTVNYRLALMANLAHPEITAESPDAPCNFGLLDQQAGLHWVYENIAAFGGDPERITIAGQSAGGASTMQQLTCPANRHIVKGAVVLSGMIEMDNPDGDIFNPITLSEAEKRGVAFFDYIGVKSLAEARKIDAKKLRDLYGEYSAGPSMALKMFPILDGNNYNGNPQELLISGSCPDVPIITGYTGDEFTFDGVNVVEKTVKKSVSRVLENNKEKGLKRKIWAYCFDPDIPGWDNPGTFHSVDLWFWFETLSKCWRPFKGRHYDLASQMSSYFVNFIKTGDPNGKDYDDTDLPAWNNSTEESYNIMRFTSEGAKPE, via the coding sequence ATGTTAAGACAAGTAAGAGTCAAGAACGGTGAACTTCGCGGTCTCCCCGGAACCAACACGAGGATCAGCGTATTTAAGGGTATCCCCTTCGCTGCTCCCCCGGTAGGAGAGAACAGATGGAGAGCACCTCAGCCCTGCCCCGACTGGGAGGGCGTACGTACCGCTTTCGAGTATGGTCCCATCTCTATCCAGGATCAGCCCGGCGTAGGTACCGATATCTACTGCAGAGAGTGGCATGTCGATCCCGATATCAAGATGGATGAAGACTGCCTTTACCTGAACGTATGGACACCCGCTAACAGCACGGACGAGAAGCTTCCCGTACTCGTATGGTTCTTCGGCGGCGCTTTCCAGTGGGGATATACGGCCGAGATGGAATTTGACGGCGAAGCTCTCGCAAGAAAGGGCATCATCGTAGTAACGGTAAACTACAGACTCGCGCTCATGGCTAACCTCGCTCATCCCGAGATCACTGCTGAGAGCCCTGATGCACCTTGCAACTTCGGTCTTCTCGACCAGCAGGCAGGTCTTCACTGGGTCTATGAGAATATCGCTGCATTCGGCGGCGATCCCGAGAGGATCACTATCGCAGGCCAGTCCGCTGGCGGCGCGAGCACGATGCAGCAGCTCACCTGCCCTGCCAACAGACATATCGTAAAGGGCGCAGTCGTATTGAGCGGCATGATCGAGATGGATAATCCCGACGGAGATATCTTTAATCCCATTACACTTTCGGAAGCTGAGAAGAGAGGCGTTGCTTTCTTCGACTATATCGGCGTAAAGTCTCTTGCAGAAGCAAGAAAGATCGATGCCAAGAAGCTCCGTGACCTCTACGGAGAATATTCCGCTGGCCCGAGCATGGCACTTAAGATGTTCCCTATCCTTGACGGTAATAACTATAACGGCAATCCTCAGGAGCTCCTCATCTCAGGATCGTGCCCCGATGTGCCGATCATCACGGGATATACGGGTGACGAGTTTACTTTCGACGGCGTTAATGTCGTAGAAAAGACCGTTAAGAAGTCCGTATCGAGAGTACTTGAAAACAATAAGGAGAAGGGTCTCAAGAGAAAGATCTGGGCTTACTGCTTCGATCCCGATATCCCCGGCTGGGATAACCCCGGTACTTTCCACTCCGTAGATCTCTGGTTCTGGTTCGAGACACTTTCGAAGTGCTGGAGACCTTTCAAGGGACGCCACTATGATCTTGCGAGCCAGATGAGCAGTTATTTCGTAAACTTCATCAAGACAGGCGATCCGAACGGTAAGGATTACGACGATACGGATCTTCCCGCCTGGAACAACTCCACTGAAGAATCATATAACATCATGAGATTCACATCAGAAGGCGCTAAGCCCGAATAA